In uncultured Cohaesibacter sp., a genomic segment contains:
- a CDS encoding alpha-galactosidase has product MSKFVSINKGALALQLRLPQVGMPEIMSFTNTHASGLQLSGNTSILGTIERSSRINGMDIAVPNAVLLPLGGMGFFGWPAIAGHRMGQTFILQFANWQVEEADQKTHLHAQDDIAKIGLTITLQAFASGVIGVSTRLSNHGETDYLLERCMAGSFLIPAGKVEVTGYRGMWGREFHSFTEALGEGQWMRQNRRGRTSHDCPPTLFIDHEAMQFAVSLGWSGNHQILINKLDDGRRLLHAGEVFEPGEVILAPGESYQSPTLYAGADTKAFHSFVRDDLIAWPTGQMTPRPVTLNTWEGNYFDHRIEDLKSQASAAAALGIERFVLDDGWFGERDDDTTSLGDWDIDPRKYPQGLAPLIDHVTGLGMEFGIWLEPEMTNPASKLMTAHPDWVLQVDGHPHLLSRNQLVLDLSRKEVHDYLFEKIDKLLSAHAISYIKWDMNRDLTQVGGANGRAATSAQTRAVYALMDRIRAAHPKVEIESCSSGGGRVDFGVLARTHRVWASDCTDALDRLDIQHGITGFLPPELVGAHVSASPNHQTGRRHSLAFRAIVAMAYHFGVELNPQTLAPEEQQELAHYIAVHKRLRGLLHKPGASFHHPPVDGRYVWGAGDKSRIALFIAQGPQMMAEQPAPVIVEAPNAASGEGLWRIAAVHPAQPAFSRISTMQKKLLEGNIEFPLSDLARTGLPLPMMQPESAVLLEIEHVKGGPSNG; this is encoded by the coding sequence ATGAGCAAGTTTGTCTCAATAAACAAGGGCGCGCTCGCCCTCCAGCTCCGCCTGCCGCAAGTCGGCATGCCGGAAATCATGTCCTTTACCAACACGCACGCGTCAGGACTACAACTCTCTGGCAACACCAGCATTCTGGGCACTATCGAACGGTCCAGCCGGATCAACGGCATGGATATCGCCGTGCCCAATGCGGTCCTTTTGCCCCTTGGCGGCATGGGCTTCTTTGGCTGGCCCGCGATCGCTGGCCACCGAATGGGGCAGACTTTCATCCTGCAATTTGCCAATTGGCAGGTCGAGGAAGCGGATCAAAAGACCCATCTGCATGCGCAAGACGACATCGCGAAAATAGGCCTGACAATCACCCTGCAAGCCTTCGCCTCTGGTGTGATAGGGGTCTCCACACGCCTTTCCAACCATGGTGAGACGGACTATTTGTTGGAGCGCTGCATGGCAGGCTCTTTCCTCATTCCCGCAGGCAAGGTGGAGGTGACGGGCTATCGCGGCATGTGGGGACGGGAGTTCCATAGCTTCACCGAAGCACTTGGCGAAGGGCAATGGATGCGTCAAAACCGGCGTGGGCGCACCTCGCACGACTGCCCGCCGACCCTGTTCATCGACCATGAGGCGATGCAGTTCGCCGTCTCTCTTGGCTGGAGTGGCAACCATCAGATCCTCATCAACAAGCTCGATGATGGCCGCCGCCTTTTGCATGCAGGCGAAGTCTTCGAGCCCGGCGAAGTGATCCTTGCACCGGGCGAGAGCTATCAAAGCCCAACCCTCTATGCCGGAGCGGATACCAAGGCTTTCCATAGCTTCGTGCGCGATGATCTCATCGCTTGGCCAACAGGACAGATGACCCCAAGGCCGGTGACCCTTAACACATGGGAAGGCAACTATTTCGATCATCGCATCGAGGATCTCAAAAGTCAGGCCAGCGCCGCAGCCGCGCTGGGCATTGAGCGCTTCGTGCTGGATGACGGCTGGTTCGGTGAGCGCGACGACGACACCACAAGCCTTGGCGACTGGGATATTGATCCTCGCAAATACCCTCAAGGGCTTGCACCACTCATTGATCATGTCACAGGTCTTGGCATGGAATTTGGCATCTGGCTTGAGCCGGAAATGACCAATCCGGCATCAAAGCTCATGACGGCCCATCCTGATTGGGTGCTGCAAGTGGATGGGCACCCACATCTGCTCTCGCGAAATCAACTCGTGCTCGATCTCAGCCGCAAAGAAGTGCACGACTATCTCTTCGAAAAAATCGACAAGCTGCTTTCAGCGCACGCCATCTCCTACATCAAGTGGGATATGAACCGGGATCTCACCCAGGTTGGGGGCGCCAATGGTCGCGCCGCCACCTCCGCCCAAACGCGTGCCGTCTATGCCCTGATGGATCGGATCCGCGCCGCGCACCCAAAGGTCGAGATCGAGAGCTGCTCTTCCGGCGGTGGTCGGGTCGATTTCGGTGTCCTTGCCCGCACCCATCGGGTCTGGGCTTCGGACTGCACCGATGCGCTTGATCGTCTCGATATCCAGCACGGCATTACCGGCTTTCTGCCGCCAGAGCTGGTCGGCGCCCATGTCTCGGCCAGCCCCAACCATCAGACGGGGCGGCGGCACAGCCTTGCCTTCCGCGCCATCGTGGCCATGGCCTATCACTTCGGTGTGGAGTTGAACCCGCAGACCCTCGCGCCCGAGGAACAGCAAGAGCTGGCCCACTATATCGCGGTCCACAAACGTCTGCGTGGTCTGCTGCATAAGCCGGGAGCCAGCTTTCATCATCCGCCTGTCGATGGGCGCTATGTCTGGGGCGCAGGCGATAAGAGCCGCATTGCGCTGTTCATCGCGCAAGGGCCTCAAATGATGGCAGAACAACCGGCTCCGGTCATCGTTGAAGCGCCGAACGCAGCATCGGGCGAAGGGCTGTGGCGCATCGCCGCTGTCCATCCGGCACAACCCGCCTTCTCACGCATCTCCACCATGCAAAAGAAACTGCTGGAAGGCAATATTGAATTTCCCCTTTCCGATCTGGCTCGAACAGGCCTCCCGCTGCCGATGATGCAGCCGGAAAGCGCGGTATTGCTTGAAATCGAACATGTTAAGGGAGGGCCCAGCAATGGCTGA
- the ugpC gene encoding sn-glycerol-3-phosphate ABC transporter ATP-binding protein UgpC, translating into MADVCLENVKKSFGAVNVIKGVDLKITDGEFCVFVGPSGCGKSTLLRMIAGLEDISEGGLTIAGEDMTSVGPADRGVAMVFQSYALYPHMTVAENIGFGLRMTGHPKEEIAKRIDHASRLLQLDTMLDRKPGQLSGGQRQRVAIGRAIVRNPDVFLFDEPLSNLDAALRVQMRLEIGKLHQDLKATMIYVTHDQVEAMTMADKIVVLSAGKIEQVGSPLELYHRPKNLFVAGFIGSPKMNFLKVRIETTQDGQCCAHLPGGGSIVIPTYGKQIANGEMTLGIRPEHIDATGNGDVMIETKVALAECLGSETLFFTDLADGLQIAVKADGLASEKPGMPLRIGLPAKACHLFDQEGNAIVNGDLTR; encoded by the coding sequence ATGGCTGACGTATGCCTTGAGAATGTGAAAAAGTCATTTGGCGCCGTAAATGTCATCAAGGGCGTCGACCTGAAGATCACCGACGGCGAGTTCTGCGTCTTCGTGGGGCCATCAGGCTGCGGCAAGTCTACCCTTCTGCGCATGATCGCCGGGCTGGAAGACATCTCCGAGGGAGGCTTGACCATCGCAGGAGAAGACATGACCTCGGTGGGGCCTGCGGATCGTGGTGTCGCAATGGTCTTCCAATCCTATGCCCTCTATCCTCACATGACGGTTGCCGAGAATATCGGCTTCGGATTGCGCATGACCGGCCATCCCAAAGAGGAGATTGCCAAGCGCATCGACCATGCGTCCCGTCTTCTGCAGCTTGACACCATGCTTGATCGCAAGCCGGGGCAGCTCTCGGGCGGTCAGCGCCAACGCGTCGCCATTGGCCGCGCCATCGTGCGCAACCCGGACGTTTTCCTGTTCGATGAGCCATTGTCCAATCTTGATGCCGCACTGCGGGTTCAAATGCGCCTCGAAATCGGGAAACTGCATCAGGACCTCAAGGCCACCATGATCTATGTGACCCACGATCAGGTGGAGGCGATGACCATGGCCGACAAGATCGTCGTCCTCAGCGCAGGCAAGATCGAACAGGTTGGTTCTCCTCTCGAACTCTATCATCGGCCCAAGAACCTGTTCGTTGCGGGTTTCATCGGTTCGCCGAAAATGAATTTTCTCAAAGTCCGCATCGAGACCACCCAAGACGGCCAATGCTGCGCCCATCTGCCCGGTGGGGGCAGCATTGTCATCCCAACCTATGGGAAGCAGATCGCCAACGGCGAGATGACCCTGGGCATCCGCCCCGAGCATATTGATGCCACCGGCAACGGCGACGTGATGATCGAAACCAAGGTCGCTCTGGCGGAGTGTCTTGGCTCCGAAACGCTCTTCTTCACCGATCTTGCTGATGGACTGCAGATTGCCGTCAAGGCGGATGGACTGGCGTCAGAAAAACCCGGCATGCCTTTGCGGATCGGCTTGCCCGCCAAGGCCTGTCACCTGTTCGATCAGGAAGGCAATGCAATTGTGAACGGAGACCTGACGCGATGA
- a CDS encoding beta-galactosidase, whose protein sequence is MKLGVCYYPEHWPSDWWRRDAKRMKELGIDYVRIGEFAWSRLEPKRDQFEFSWLDEIMDILHQAGLKIILGTPTATPPKWLMDEFPAIAAVDEEGRTRGFGSRRHYSFSSADYWRESRRIVEIIAKRYGTHPGLVGWQTDNEYGCHDTTISWGPEDLRAYKNWLRLRYQSADQLNEAWGSVFWSMELQDFDEVILPNGTVTEPNPAARLDFWRFSSEQVANYDTMQCAILRKHSPGRWITHNFMGFVSDFDHFKLAENLDIASWDSYPIGFVEKFPFSEDERVRWAETSHPDIAAFHHDLYRGVGRGRFSVMEQQPGPVNWAPWNPVPKPGMVRLWTMEALAHGAEFVSYFRWRQAHFAQEQFHAGLNLPHSDILSPGGEQARDVAREIAQLSKTIGNGHGAAKAPVAMVFDYESHWATVIQPQGQDFRYEELAFRWYEAIRRLGLDVDFVSPGASLEGYALVLVPCAINLTPNFHAALSKANGKVLYGPRSGSKDRHSKNVSPSSPLSELTGNSIKQVASLRPGLSDQVSGEISGSAVRWREYLQADATILARFANGDPALTEKNGHYYIACWADASLLSSLTLLVARAAKLETIPLPDHVRLRRHAGLIFAFNYGPDDWPLPDDAVPLMGSKVLKAQDFAIWKDPA, encoded by the coding sequence ATGAAGCTGGGCGTTTGCTACTATCCCGAACATTGGCCGAGCGACTGGTGGAGACGGGACGCTAAGCGAATGAAAGAGCTGGGCATCGACTATGTCCGCATCGGCGAATTTGCCTGGTCGCGCCTTGAACCCAAGCGAGACCAATTCGAGTTTTCCTGGCTTGATGAGATCATGGACATTCTCCATCAGGCCGGGCTGAAGATCATTCTTGGCACGCCGACGGCCACGCCGCCCAAATGGCTGATGGACGAATTCCCGGCCATTGCCGCTGTCGATGAAGAGGGACGCACCAGAGGCTTCGGCTCGCGCCGACATTACAGTTTTTCCTCCGCTGATTATTGGCGCGAAAGCCGCAGGATTGTCGAAATCATCGCCAAGCGCTACGGCACCCATCCCGGTCTCGTGGGATGGCAGACCGACAATGAATATGGCTGCCACGACACCACGATTTCATGGGGGCCGGAGGATCTGCGCGCCTACAAGAACTGGCTGCGCCTGCGCTATCAGTCCGCCGATCAGCTCAATGAAGCATGGGGTTCCGTCTTCTGGTCCATGGAGTTGCAGGATTTCGATGAGGTCATCCTGCCCAACGGCACCGTCACCGAACCCAATCCCGCGGCCCGTCTTGATTTCTGGCGTTTCTCATCCGAGCAGGTGGCAAACTACGACACGATGCAATGTGCCATCCTCAGAAAGCACTCTCCCGGTCGTTGGATCACCCATAATTTCATGGGCTTCGTCAGCGATTTCGACCATTTCAAGCTGGCAGAAAATCTGGACATTGCCAGCTGGGACAGCTATCCGATCGGCTTTGTCGAGAAGTTCCCCTTCAGCGAAGACGAGCGCGTCCGCTGGGCCGAGACGTCCCATCCGGATATCGCAGCCTTCCATCATGATCTCTATCGCGGGGTTGGTCGTGGCCGTTTCTCCGTCATGGAACAACAGCCCGGCCCGGTCAATTGGGCCCCATGGAACCCGGTCCCGAAACCGGGCATGGTACGCCTATGGACGATGGAAGCGCTCGCGCATGGGGCGGAATTCGTGAGCTATTTCCGCTGGAGGCAAGCGCATTTCGCACAAGAGCAATTCCACGCCGGCCTCAACCTGCCGCATTCGGACATCTTGTCCCCCGGCGGGGAACAGGCAAGAGACGTTGCCCGCGAGATAGCCCAGTTAAGCAAGACCATTGGAAACGGCCATGGCGCGGCAAAAGCTCCCGTAGCAATGGTGTTCGACTATGAAAGCCACTGGGCAACGGTCATTCAACCGCAAGGGCAGGATTTCCGATATGAAGAACTGGCCTTTCGCTGGTATGAGGCCATACGAAGGCTCGGGCTGGATGTTGACTTTGTATCACCCGGTGCGTCGCTTGAAGGCTATGCTCTCGTGCTGGTGCCGTGCGCGATCAACCTGACCCCGAACTTTCACGCCGCCCTGTCGAAAGCCAATGGCAAAGTCCTTTATGGTCCACGCAGCGGGTCCAAAGATCGCCACTCCAAGAACGTATCGCCCTCCAGCCCCCTGTCGGAGCTGACTGGCAATTCTATAAAGCAGGTCGCGTCCTTGCGACCGGGCTTGAGTGATCAGGTGTCCGGTGAAATCTCAGGGTCTGCAGTGCGATGGCGGGAATATCTTCAGGCAGATGCGACCATATTGGCCCGATTTGCCAATGGAGATCCGGCACTGACCGAGAAGAACGGGCACTATTACATCGCCTGTTGGGCCGATGCTTCGCTGCTTTCCAGCTTGACGTTGCTTGTTGCAAGGGCCGCAAAGCTTGAAACCATCCCATTGCCCGATCATGTTCGCTTGCGCCGTCATGCAGGGCTCATCTTTGCCTTCAACTATGGCCCGGATGACTGGCCCCTCCCTGATGATGCCGTCCCACTCATGGGATCAAAGGTCCTCAAAGCACAGGACTTTGCCATATGGAAAGATCCTGCTTGA
- a CDS encoding transposase has product MIEALLPSERGRWARPSQDNRRYLNGMLYGLRVGCPWRDMRERYGK; this is encoded by the coding sequence GTGATCGAAGCACTTCTTCCCTCCGAGCGGGGCCGCTGGGCCCGCCCGTCACAAGACAACCGCCGTTATCTCAATGGAATGCTATACGGTCTGCGCGTCGGCTGCCCCTGGCGGGACATGCGCGAGCGATATGGCAAATAG
- a CDS encoding IS5 family transposase codes for MADSTIIRGHSAGCWCKRGTRKEGFGRSRGGFTNKIHARSDGQGRPLGFLLTGGEVSDYKMFEALLDLPLAKHRGVLADKGYEGDSVREALLFKGINPVIPPKANRKEMIKCNFNAYRQRNRIERMFNRLKQFGRIATRYDKTAIPSWDFYASRPSSFGCTLLSTGPKDIGIDINGITISPQIFHTYMRSLKNSNSIYMTHANNKEK; via the coding sequence ATGGCAGACAGCACGATTATCCGGGGCCATTCAGCAGGCTGCTGGTGCAAAAGGGGGACGCGTAAGGAGGGCTTTGGTCGATCACGCGGCGGTTTTACGAACAAAATCCATGCCCGATCTGACGGTCAGGGACGCCCTCTTGGCTTCCTGCTGACAGGAGGCGAGGTGTCCGACTACAAGATGTTTGAGGCGCTACTGGATCTCCCTCTTGCCAAGCACCGGGGGGTTCTCGCCGACAAGGGGTATGAGGGCGACAGCGTCAGAGAGGCTTTGCTGTTCAAGGGCATCAACCCGGTCATTCCGCCGAAGGCCAACCGGAAGGAGATGATCAAATGCAATTTCAACGCTTATCGGCAGAGAAACCGGATCGAGCGCATGTTCAACAGGCTCAAGCAGTTCGGCCGCATCGCAACGCGCTATGACAAGACGGCCATACCTTCATGGGATTTCTATGCCTCGCGGCCGTCAAGCTTTGGCTGCACTCTTTTGTCAACAGGTCCTAAAGACATCGGAATTGATATTAACGGAATTACTATTTCACCCCAAATATTCCACACATATATGAGAAGCCTGAAAAATTCCAATTCTATCTATATGACACACGCCAATAACAAAGAAAAATAA
- a CDS encoding ATP-binding cassette domain-containing protein has product MDVAFDPARPVPVAVPALCAVYWTQSGGLFHGRRKGTLVIEVSNLSLHFSDQLILNNVSFTLEKGETLAIIGESGGGKTSLARLLLGLLTGKPIETTVKSLLRKPKGFYWSGTACVDGLDMLHAKPKEIKKARGQKIGLIAQALSDALNPHLTIEQHIEESLRNSATMHRTAEEICRRYNIPAQLYHQYPSRLSGGEIQRVLSALALARKPDYLILDEPTASLDPANKEIAIKAFTSDSESRGQILITHDLALAERMTDRVAVLYRGEVIEEGKTNDFFRCPKKPYSCALLDKKQRHHGTCSGTHRGRRRACCHLGPMEHCKKENGSSQEGLEISRLSHDYGSFPVLKDISAFVPAGSSLGVVGPSGSGKSTLARLIAGLEPLQRGQINWISPRGHIVETASRSGETSLSLVSQHPHRAMAHHFSVGDVLREAILLGCKNEEMAFIYNRQAVSRHISRLLALVGLPREKDFVKRKTAALSGGEAQRLVIARALVSNPRCLILDEPTSALDMCAREQIMSLLFELRDKQNLALVLFTHDHDAAQTLSDTILTIQDGHLRESVLDASQPL; this is encoded by the coding sequence ATGGACGTGGCTTTTGATCCCGCCCGGCCTGTGCCTGTCGCTGTTCCTGCTCTTTGTGCTGTTTATTGGACGCAGTCTGGAGGCCTATTCCATGGCAGACGGAAAGGAACTTTGGTGATAGAGGTCAGCAATCTTTCCCTTCATTTCTCCGACCAGCTCATTCTGAACAATGTGTCTTTCACCCTTGAAAAGGGAGAAACCCTGGCAATTATCGGAGAATCCGGTGGCGGTAAAACATCGCTCGCCCGTCTCTTGCTTGGTCTCCTCACAGGCAAGCCGATTGAAACGACAGTAAAGAGCCTTTTGAGAAAACCAAAGGGGTTCTACTGGTCAGGCACGGCCTGCGTTGATGGTCTCGACATGCTGCACGCAAAGCCGAAAGAGATAAAAAAAGCACGGGGCCAAAAGATCGGCCTCATAGCACAGGCGCTATCCGATGCTCTTAATCCCCATCTCACAATCGAGCAGCATATTGAGGAGAGCCTGCGCAACAGTGCCACTATGCACCGGACAGCAGAGGAAATCTGCCGTCGCTACAATATTCCCGCCCAACTCTATCACCAATATCCATCGCGCTTGAGCGGCGGGGAAATCCAGCGGGTCCTGTCGGCTCTGGCCCTAGCAAGAAAGCCTGACTATCTCATTCTTGATGAACCCACGGCCTCACTCGATCCGGCCAATAAGGAAATTGCGATCAAGGCTTTTACAAGCGACAGCGAGTCTCGCGGGCAAATCCTCATTACCCACGATCTGGCATTGGCCGAGCGCATGACAGACCGGGTTGCCGTGCTCTATCGGGGAGAAGTGATCGAAGAAGGAAAGACAAATGACTTTTTCAGATGCCCCAAGAAGCCCTATAGTTGCGCGCTGCTGGACAAGAAACAACGCCACCATGGCACTTGCTCTGGCACGCACAGGGGCCGCAGAAGGGCTTGCTGTCATTTGGGGCCGATGGAGCATTGCAAAAAAGAAAACGGCTCCTCTCAGGAGGGGCTGGAGATATCCCGCCTGTCCCATGACTATGGATCCTTTCCGGTGCTCAAGGATATTTCGGCCTTTGTCCCGGCGGGAAGCAGCCTTGGCGTTGTCGGACCGAGCGGTTCCGGTAAATCCACCCTTGCAAGGCTCATTGCTGGTCTTGAGCCGCTTCAGCGCGGTCAAATCAACTGGATATCGCCACGCGGCCACATCGTCGAGACGGCATCTCGCTCAGGAGAAACATCGCTGTCCCTTGTCTCGCAGCATCCACACCGGGCAATGGCGCACCATTTCTCGGTTGGCGATGTTCTGCGCGAGGCGATTTTACTTGGGTGTAAGAATGAAGAGATGGCTTTCATCTATAACAGGCAGGCAGTGTCGCGCCATATTTCCCGATTGTTGGCCCTTGTTGGCCTACCGCGCGAGAAGGATTTCGTGAAACGTAAAACGGCTGCTCTTTCTGGCGGCGAAGCTCAGCGCCTTGTTATCGCACGTGCTCTTGTGTCAAACCCCAGATGTCTTATTCTGGACGAGCCCACCTCCGCCCTCGACATGTGCGCGAGGGAGCAGATCATGTCCCTTCTGTTTGAATTGCGGGATAAACAAAACTTGGCGCTCGTGCTTTTTACCCACGATCATGACGCCGCGCAGACTCTGTCAGATACAATTCTGACTATTCAAGATGGGCACCTTAGGGAAAGCGTGCTGGATGCGAGCCAGCCCCTTTGA
- a CDS encoding ABC transporter permease: MNHFRFLPLTRSLLPSLPMARWQKQSFLFLLLLVLVSLISILVPPYVTGLDSLQPPSYAHWLGTNDIGQDVLVGTLKATPNTVLIAFATSFLAIVISIILGATAAIAGSMLSNVILRLVDIIQVIPSILILLLLAAMVHPSFWGTVLLLALTTWHDEVRVLRALFLRELTRENVLYARRMGASWLYCATRHILPAILPSVLGLFVQQIRQATMKVAGLGFLGLTDPQLVTWGSLMQDALDYLQSPAWTWLLIPPGLCLSLFLLFVLFIGRSLEAYSMADGKELW; the protein is encoded by the coding sequence ATGAACCATTTTCGCTTCTTGCCCCTAACTCGTTCGCTTCTGCCTAGTCTGCCTATGGCCCGTTGGCAAAAGCAGAGTTTTCTGTTCCTTCTGCTCCTTGTACTGGTCTCGCTTATCAGTATCCTCGTGCCACCCTATGTCACCGGGCTGGATAGCCTCCAGCCGCCAAGCTATGCGCATTGGCTCGGCACGAATGACATCGGGCAGGATGTCCTCGTCGGCACATTGAAAGCGACGCCCAACACTGTCCTCATTGCCTTTGCCACATCCTTTCTGGCCATCGTGATTTCAATCATTCTGGGAGCAACTGCTGCGATTGCTGGGAGCATGCTCTCTAATGTCATTTTGCGGCTGGTTGATATCATTCAGGTCATTCCCTCCATCCTCATTCTGCTGTTGCTCGCGGCAATGGTGCATCCCAGCTTTTGGGGCACGGTGCTCTTGTTGGCGCTCACCACCTGGCATGACGAGGTGCGTGTTTTGCGGGCCCTTTTCCTGCGCGAGCTGACAAGAGAAAATGTGCTCTATGCCCGCCGCATGGGAGCATCGTGGCTCTATTGCGCCACGCGCCATATTTTGCCGGCGATATTGCCGTCAGTTCTGGGACTCTTCGTGCAACAGATCCGGCAGGCTACCATGAAGGTTGCCGGCCTTGGATTTCTGGGTCTTACCGACCCGCAACTGGTCACTTGGGGCAGTCTCATGCAGGACGCGTTAGACTATCTGCAGAGCCCGGCATGGACGTGGCTTTTGATCCCGCCCGGCCTGTGCCTGTCGCTGTTCCTGCTCTTTGTGCTGTTTATTGGACGCAGTCTGGAGGCCTATTCCATGGCAGACGGAAAGGAACTTTGGTGA
- a CDS encoding ABC transporter permease — protein MPGDPLDILFPGDLARDLNPTEIAALRKQMGLDGTLLSQFADYSNALLHGDLGFSYIHAAPVTQLLSGSLPWTGLLMLLATPISLILGIGCGIEAGRQPHQLLDRAMTAIVTIIASLPPFATAVLLLVLFGFGLSLFPVSGAEPLFPSDNGTKRLIDILYHAILPATALAMHEVVRFYFLSRGEAIKLSVRPFISNARARGVGERRELIHYFGRNLLPTLLARLSDTVSAMVTSVLFVEIVFSYPGIGHLIYNAVLDRDFALLQGAVLGLAAVVLLVNWLLDDAVAMLAKRG, from the coding sequence ATGCCTGGTGATCCTTTGGACATCCTGTTCCCTGGAGATCTGGCGCGCGACCTCAACCCAACGGAAATTGCAGCACTGCGGAAACAGATGGGATTAGACGGCACGCTTTTGTCGCAATTTGCAGACTATTCTAATGCACTGCTTCACGGAGATCTCGGCTTTTCCTATATTCACGCAGCTCCGGTAACCCAATTGCTCTCCGGTTCCCTGCCTTGGACAGGGTTGCTTATGCTGCTGGCAACACCAATCTCCCTCATTTTGGGTATAGGCTGTGGCATTGAAGCGGGTCGCCAACCGCACCAGTTGCTTGATCGGGCAATGACCGCCATTGTTACGATCATTGCCAGCCTGCCGCCCTTTGCTACGGCGGTGCTGTTGCTGGTTCTATTCGGCTTTGGTCTATCCTTGTTCCCCGTTTCGGGTGCCGAACCGCTCTTTCCCTCGGACAATGGCACCAAACGTCTGATCGATATTCTCTATCATGCAATCTTGCCTGCTACAGCACTGGCAATGCATGAAGTCGTCCGTTTCTATTTTCTGAGCCGTGGTGAGGCCATTAAACTCTCTGTTCGCCCCTTCATTTCCAATGCCCGTGCTCGAGGAGTAGGAGAGAGGCGCGAGTTAATTCACTATTTCGGTCGTAATCTCTTGCCAACCCTGTTGGCGCGTCTGAGCGACACGGTCTCGGCGATGGTGACATCGGTCCTGTTCGTAGAAATTGTCTTTTCCTACCCCGGCATCGGCCATTTGATTTACAATGCTGTGCTTGATCGGGATTTTGCGCTGCTTCAAGGAGCTGTGCTCGGTCTCGCCGCCGTGGTTCTGTTGGTCAACTGGCTGCTGGACGATGCCGTTGCAATGCTTGCGAAACGGGGATGA